A single Micromonospora luteifusca DNA region contains:
- a CDS encoding CocE/NonD family hydrolase codes for MVPPIAAAGALAIITSLTTGGLPAVAHAAPASASADAPITHEENPRVPEGAAWTQTYFPSSDGSGVELHADVLRPAHLPADAKTPVILSVGPYFSHAGETSPAGWDRVGPSARFQDFIDGAGLMERGYTVVMVDLRGFGGSTGCLDFLGPGEQADIKAAVEWAASRPWSTGKVGMYGKSYDANTGLAANVLKLKPLRAIVAQEPTWNRYNYLFSNGVPRSNATSSPRSYYSIATMPPLADDSDRYKANAEYEKTHPECESDNRTNTQNPDPKSSFWRARDFASRAAGSSTPLFVTSGFIEDNTKPEDMQKYLANHHGPERGWLGPWEHVRGNETNGDGQLKMGRAGWFDEVMRFYDQNLRGIAPSVTDPAFSIEDSLGHWRAQPTWPVIDNSYNVRLSPGQYVDNGGNAQTAALPKTTPPAAGWDIEYAPEAGSQTADQTSALSADGPSNSFWTFSTPASGQVRITGTPEITLKTREQGNVWVRLWDVAPDGKATMFNENVAVLDGRSTSFALKATDWTFERGHQLGVQIGTITSRGWRAVPSGQMITVTDARLALEVQDPRFDSATQGDRSPYLDRYVAANTMTLDNVGAPTFPLRVSKKG; via the coding sequence GTGGTTCCGCCCATCGCGGCGGCCGGCGCACTGGCCATCATCACGAGCCTCACGACGGGGGGCTTACCCGCGGTGGCACATGCCGCTCCGGCGTCTGCGTCAGCTGACGCCCCGATCACCCATGAGGAGAACCCACGGGTTCCCGAGGGGGCCGCGTGGACGCAGACGTACTTCCCGTCCTCAGACGGCAGTGGGGTCGAGCTGCACGCCGACGTGCTGCGGCCGGCACACCTGCCGGCGGATGCAAAGACGCCAGTGATCCTCTCGGTGGGTCCGTATTTCTCGCATGCGGGGGAGACTTCTCCCGCGGGGTGGGATCGGGTTGGGCCATCGGCGCGCTTTCAGGACTTCATCGACGGCGCGGGGCTCATGGAGCGTGGATACACCGTCGTGATGGTCGACCTGCGCGGCTTCGGCGGCAGCACGGGGTGCCTGGACTTCCTCGGCCCAGGGGAGCAGGCCGATATCAAGGCGGCCGTCGAGTGGGCAGCGAGCCGGCCGTGGTCGACCGGCAAGGTCGGCATGTACGGCAAGTCGTACGACGCCAACACCGGGCTGGCGGCCAACGTCCTCAAGCTCAAGCCGCTACGGGCGATCGTTGCCCAGGAGCCGACGTGGAATAGGTACAACTACCTGTTCAGCAACGGAGTGCCGCGTTCGAACGCGACGAGCAGCCCGCGGAGCTACTACTCAATCGCGACGATGCCGCCGCTGGCCGACGACAGCGACCGCTACAAGGCGAACGCGGAGTACGAGAAGACTCACCCCGAGTGCGAGAGCGACAACCGCACCAACACCCAGAACCCCGACCCGAAGTCGTCGTTCTGGCGTGCCCGTGACTTCGCTTCCCGTGCCGCCGGCTCTTCAACGCCGCTGTTCGTCACGTCGGGCTTCATCGAGGACAACACCAAGCCCGAGGACATGCAGAAGTACCTGGCCAACCACCATGGTCCGGAACGCGGCTGGCTCGGCCCGTGGGAACACGTGCGCGGCAACGAGACCAACGGCGACGGCCAGCTCAAGATGGGGCGGGCGGGCTGGTTCGACGAGGTGATGCGGTTCTATGACCAAAACCTGCGCGGCATCGCACCGTCGGTGACCGACCCGGCGTTCTCCATCGAGGACAGCCTTGGCCATTGGCGCGCGCAGCCGACCTGGCCGGTGATCGACAATTCGTACAACGTGCGGCTGTCGCCTGGGCAGTACGTCGACAACGGCGGCAACGCCCAGACAGCTGCCCTGCCGAAGACGACGCCGCCGGCCGCGGGCTGGGATATCGAGTACGCGCCGGAGGCCGGGTCGCAGACGGCTGACCAGACGAGTGCGCTCAGCGCCGACGGGCCCAGCAACAGCTTCTGGACCTTCTCCACGCCCGCGTCGGGGCAGGTGCGGATTACGGGCACGCCGGAGATCACGCTGAAGACCAGGGAACAGGGCAACGTTTGGGTACGACTGTGGGACGTCGCTCCGGACGGTAAAGCGACGATGTTCAACGAGAACGTCGCAGTGCTGGACGGCAGATCGACCTCCTTCGCCTTGAAGGCGACGGATTGGACCTTCGAGCGAGGGCACCAGCTGGGAGTCCAGATCGGAACCATCACCTCAAGGGGCTGGCGGGCCGTTCCCTCGGGTCAGATGATCACGGTCACCGACGCACGGCTCGCCTTGGAGGTGCAGGACCCGCGGTTCGATTCGGCCACCCAGGGTGACCGATCGCCGTACCTGGACCGGTATGTAGCGGCGAACACCATGACGCTCGACAACGTGGGCGCCCCCACCTTCCCGCTCAGGGTTTCAAAAAAGGGATGA